Proteins from one Ornithobacterium rhinotracheale genomic window:
- the rpsI gene encoding 30S ribosomal protein S9 has product MAITHKIGRRKTSVARAYIQEGKGEITINGRDLETYFGTDVLRYKVLQPFVITETKDQYDVNVLVHGGGITGQAEAIRMALSRALCEVNQEFRALLKPEGLLTRDPRMVERKKYGQKKARKRFQFSKR; this is encoded by the coding sequence ATGGCTATCACTCATAAAATAGGGCGTAGAAAAACATCTGTTGCTAGAGCCTATATCCAAGAAGGGAAAGGAGAAATCACTATCAATGGTCGTGATTTAGAAACTTATTTTGGTACAGATGTATTAAGATATAAAGTATTACAACCTTTTGTAATCACTGAAACTAAAGATCAGTATGATGTAAATGTACTTGTTCACGGTGGGGGTATTACAGGACAAGCTGAGGCTATTAGAATGGCTTTATCTCGTGCACTTTGCGAAGTGAACCAAGAGTTTAGAGCATTGTTGAAACCAGAAGGGTTGCTTACTCGTGATCCAAGAATGGTTGAGCGTAAAAAATACGGACAGAAGAAAGCTCGTAAGAGATTCCAATTCTCAAAACGTTAA
- the rplM gene encoding 50S ribosomal protein L13: MDTLSYKTISANKQTANKEWLLVDAEGQSLGRLASKVAKLLRGKHKPNFTPHADCGDYVVIVNADKINLTGNKWSDKVYQRYTGFPGGQRSITAKQFFAKDATGLVEKAIKGMLPKNKLGRAILKNVKIYEGAEHEQTAQQPITIDINEFK; encoded by the coding sequence GTGGATACACTAAGTTATAAAACAATATCAGCAAACAAGCAAACCGCTAATAAGGAGTGGTTGTTGGTAGATGCGGAAGGGCAGTCTCTAGGGCGTTTAGCATCTAAAGTAGCTAAATTACTAAGAGGTAAGCATAAGCCTAATTTTACCCCACATGCAGATTGTGGTGATTATGTAGTAATCGTAAATGCAGATAAAATCAACTTGACCGGAAATAAATGGTCTGATAAAGTTTACCAAAGATATACTGGATTTCCAGGTGGGCAAAGAAGCATTACGGCAAAGCAATTCTTTGCAAAAGATGCTACTGGATTGGTAGAAAAAGCAATTAAAGGTATGCTTCCTAAAAATAAATTAGGTAGAGCAATCCTTAAAAATGTGAAGATTTACGAAGGAGCAGAGCATGAGCAAACTGCGCAACAACCAATAACAATAGATATAAACGAATTCAAATAA